A window of the Chloroflexus sp. Y-396-1 genome harbors these coding sequences:
- the rplN gene encoding 50S ribosomal protein L14: protein MIQPQTRLKVADNTGAKEIMCIRVLGGSRVRYGRVGDIIVASVKVATPGGQVKKGDVVKAVIIRTAKEYGRPDGSHIRFDDNAAVLIGKENNPRGTRIFGPVARELREKQFMRIVSLAPEVL from the coding sequence ATGATCCAGCCTCAAACACGGCTGAAGGTTGCCGATAATACCGGGGCGAAAGAGATCATGTGCATCCGGGTCCTCGGAGGTTCGCGGGTGCGCTACGGTCGAGTCGGTGACATCATTGTTGCCTCGGTAAAAGTTGCTACACCCGGTGGCCAGGTGAAAAAGGGTGATGTTGTCAAGGCGGTAATCATCCGCACGGCAAAGGAATATGGCCGGCCTGACGGATCGCACATCCGCTTTGATGACAATGCAGCGGTGCTGATCGGAAAAGAAAATAACCCACGCGGCACCCGCATCTTTGGCCCGGTGGCCCGTGAGTTGCGCGAGAAGCAGTTTATGCGGATCGTGTCGCTCGCCCCGGAGGTGCTGTGA
- the rpsQ gene encoding 30S ribosomal protein S17, with protein sequence MMTAEQKRKTTKVGRVVSDKMDKTVVVAVDYLKPHPLYRKIIRRTKKFHAHDEHNECKVGDTVRIEETRPLSRTKRWRVVEIVKRGEEE encoded by the coding sequence ATGATGACTGCAGAGCAAAAGCGCAAAACGACAAAGGTGGGTCGCGTCGTTAGCGATAAAATGGATAAGACGGTGGTGGTTGCGGTCGATTATCTCAAGCCGCATCCACTTTACCGCAAGATTATTCGGCGAACGAAGAAGTTTCACGCCCACGATGAGCATAATGAATGCAAAGTGGGTGATACGGTGCGGATCGAAGAGACCCGTCCGCTTAGCCGCACAAAGCGCTGGCGGGTTGTGGAAATTGTGAAACGTGGCGAGGAGGAGTAG
- the rplE gene encoding 50S ribosomal protein L5, which produces MTVRLREKYQKEVVPALMEEFKFKSIMQVPRLVKIVVNVGVGEAVQNAKAIEAAVNDVATITGQKPVVTRAKKSVASFKLRAGMPIGVMVTLRGDRMYDFLDRLCSLALPRIRDFRGVSRSSFDGRGNYSLGLREQIVFPDIDYDKIDKIRGLEVAIVTSAPNDEQAYSLLKRLGMPFRD; this is translated from the coding sequence ATGACCGTTCGATTACGTGAAAAGTATCAAAAAGAGGTTGTCCCTGCGTTGATGGAGGAGTTTAAGTTCAAGTCCATCATGCAGGTGCCACGCCTCGTTAAAATTGTGGTAAATGTTGGCGTTGGCGAGGCGGTTCAGAATGCAAAGGCCATCGAGGCTGCGGTGAATGACGTTGCTACCATTACCGGGCAGAAGCCGGTAGTGACTCGGGCTAAAAAGTCCGTAGCGTCGTTTAAGCTGCGTGCCGGGATGCCGATTGGTGTGATGGTAACCCTACGCGGTGACCGCATGTACGACTTTTTGGATCGGCTCTGCTCGTTAGCACTGCCACGCATCCGTGATTTTCGTGGTGTGAGTCGCAGCTCGTTCGATGGGCGTGGCAATTACAGTCTGGGTTTGCGTGAGCAAATTGTTTTCCCAGACATCGATTACGATAAGATCGACAAGATTCGTGGTCTAGAGGTGGCAATTGTCACCAGTGCGCCGAATGATGAGCAGGCTTACTCTCTGCTGAAACGTCTCGGCATGCCATTTCGTGATTAG
- the rplP gene encoding 50S ribosomal protein L16, translating into MLLPKRTKYRKMQKGRSHGLSYRGNNVVFGEYGLMALEPSWISSRQIEAARRAITNYVKRGGKVWIRIFPDKPITRKPAETRMGGGKGSVDHWVAVVKPGRIMFELAGVREDVAQEALRRAAQKLPIKCKIIDREEQGTMATTGEVSSESE; encoded by the coding sequence ATGCTTCTGCCTAAGCGCACGAAGTACCGCAAAATGCAGAAAGGGCGCAGCCACGGCCTCTCGTATCGCGGCAATAACGTCGTGTTCGGTGAATATGGCCTGATGGCACTCGAACCGAGCTGGATTTCCAGCCGTCAGATTGAAGCTGCCCGTCGTGCAATTACTAACTACGTCAAGCGTGGTGGGAAGGTCTGGATTCGCATTTTTCCAGATAAACCGATCACTCGCAAACCGGCCGAAACCCGTATGGGTGGTGGTAAGGGTTCCGTGGATCACTGGGTTGCAGTCGTTAAGCCTGGTCGTATCATGTTTGAGCTGGCCGGCGTTCGCGAAGATGTAGCTCAGGAAGCCTTACGTCGTGCCGCTCAGAAGTTGCCGATCAAGTGCAAAATTATCGATCGGGAAGAGCAGGGTACGATGGCAACAACCGGGGAGGTGAGCAGTGAAAGCGAGTGA
- the rpsK gene encoding 30S ribosomal protein S11 — MPAKGKTTTTTRQRGKRRERKNVPRGQAHIQSTFNNTIVTITDPQGAVVCWSSAGQSGFKGSRKSTPYAAQVAAENAARKAMENGMRSVEVFVKGPGAGREAAIRALQAAGLQITAITDVTPIPHNGCRPPKRRRV, encoded by the coding sequence ATGCCCGCTAAGGGAAAAACGACCACTACGACACGCCAACGCGGTAAACGCCGTGAGCGTAAGAATGTGCCGCGGGGTCAGGCCCATATTCAGAGCACGTTCAACAATACGATTGTGACTATTACCGATCCCCAGGGCGCTGTCGTCTGCTGGTCAAGTGCTGGTCAGAGCGGATTTAAGGGATCACGGAAGAGCACACCCTACGCTGCTCAAGTGGCAGCAGAAAATGCTGCTCGGAAGGCAATGGAAAACGGTATGCGCTCGGTTGAGGTCTTTGTAAAAGGACCTGGCGCCGGTCGTGAGGCAGCTATTCGCGCTTTGCAGGCTGCCGGTTTACAGATTACTGCTATTACCGACGTAACACCGATCCCACATAATGGTTGCCGACCACCAAAACGTCGGCGTGTGTAG
- the infA gene encoding translation initiation factor IF-1, producing MSKKKDVIEMEGTITEPLPNAMFRVQLDNGHEVLAHISGKMRMNYIRILKGDRVLVELSPYDLTRGRITYRYK from the coding sequence ATGTCAAAAAAGAAAGATGTCATCGAGATGGAAGGTACCATTACGGAACCATTGCCGAATGCAATGTTCCGGGTGCAGCTCGATAACGGGCATGAAGTACTGGCTCACATCTCGGGCAAGATGCGCATGAATTACATTCGCATCTTAAAGGGTGACCGGGTTCTGGTTGAATTGTCGCCGTATGACCTGACTCGGGGTCGCATTACGTATCGTTACAAGTAG
- the rplV gene encoding 50S ribosomal protein L22, with protein sequence MEAKAVTRYVRISPLKVRLVMDVVRGMDVDRALATLRYMPQKAAREVARTIKSAAANAEHNFQMDRESLYIKAIYADQGPVLKRFMPRARGMANRIRKPTTHITVVVADRSEY encoded by the coding sequence ATGGAAGCAAAAGCAGTTACCCGCTATGTGCGAATCTCGCCATTGAAGGTTCGCCTCGTGATGGATGTGGTGCGCGGTATGGATGTAGACCGTGCGCTGGCAACTCTCCGGTATATGCCGCAGAAGGCAGCCCGTGAGGTCGCCCGCACGATCAAGTCGGCCGCTGCGAATGCAGAGCACAACTTTCAAATGGATCGCGAATCGCTGTATATCAAGGCGATCTATGCCGATCAAGGCCCGGTCTTGAAGCGGTTTATGCCGCGTGCACGCGGGATGGCGAATCGCATCCGCAAACCAACTACCCATATTACTGTGGTAGTGGCTGACAGGTCGGAGTACTAG
- the rpsC gene encoding 30S ribosomal protein S3 translates to MGRKVHPIGFRLGYIKDWQSKWFAEGEEYTRQLHEDLELRKLISKELHSAGVSRIEIERSANKIEISVYTAKPGIVIGKRGTNVDTLKSALERKTGKKIKLNIKEIHQPELDARLVAESIGEQITRRVSYKRAMKQAVQRAMRLGALGVKVRCSGRLGGAEMARVHEEAEGRVPRHTLRADIDYAQVHAHTTYGRIGVKVWIYKGDVFPNQAAKVPVEQAAAAPTPTPAPERRERQPRRNSNASA, encoded by the coding sequence TTGGGGCGCAAAGTACATCCGATTGGCTTCCGGCTCGGTTATATCAAGGACTGGCAGTCGAAGTGGTTCGCTGAAGGCGAGGAGTACACTCGTCAGCTCCACGAAGACCTCGAGCTGCGTAAGCTGATTAGCAAAGAATTGCATAGCGCTGGCGTGTCGCGGATCGAGATCGAACGCTCAGCCAACAAGATCGAGATCTCGGTCTACACGGCAAAGCCCGGTATTGTGATCGGGAAACGCGGCACGAATGTCGACACCTTGAAGAGTGCATTGGAGCGCAAGACCGGGAAGAAGATCAAGCTCAATATCAAGGAGATCCATCAACCGGAACTTGATGCTCGGTTGGTTGCTGAGAGTATTGGCGAACAGATTACCAGGCGCGTGAGTTACAAGCGTGCAATGAAGCAGGCTGTGCAGCGTGCAATGCGACTCGGAGCCTTGGGGGTGAAAGTGCGTTGTTCAGGTCGCCTCGGTGGGGCTGAGATGGCGCGCGTTCACGAAGAGGCCGAGGGTCGTGTGCCGCGCCATACGCTGCGGGCCGATATCGATTATGCCCAGGTACACGCCCATACCACCTACGGTCGGATTGGCGTGAAGGTCTGGATTTACAAGGGAGACGTGTTCCCAAACCAGGCTGCAAAGGTACCGGTCGAGCAGGCAGCAGCCGCGCCAACACCTACGCCCGCGCCCGAACGGCGTGAACGTCAGCCGAGGAGGAATAGCAATGCTTCTGCCTAA
- the rpmC gene encoding 50S ribosomal protein L29, whose product MKASELRALDDAQLREKLAEYKVELFNLRFQKATGKLTNTARPRQVKKEIARILTILRERELAQAELG is encoded by the coding sequence GTGAAAGCGAGTGAACTGCGCGCCCTCGATGATGCACAGTTGCGCGAGAAATTGGCCGAGTATAAGGTCGAGTTGTTTAATCTGCGCTTTCAGAAAGCAACTGGAAAGTTGACCAATACTGCCCGACCACGGCAGGTTAAAAAAGAGATTGCGCGTATCTTGACCATTCTGCGTGAACGTGAGTTGGCGCAGGCGGAGCTCGGCTAA
- the rpsM gene encoding 30S ribosomal protein S13 — MARIAGVDIPRNKKIEIAITYIYGIGRSNGMDILRKANVNPERRVRDLTEEELGRIREIIDREYRVEGDLRREVQLNIKRLMDIGCYRGLRHRRGMPVRGQRTRTNARTRRGRRGQAIGIKKKAVKK; from the coding sequence ATGGCACGTATCGCCGGGGTTGATATTCCCCGCAACAAAAAGATCGAAATTGCGATCACTTACATCTATGGTATTGGTCGCTCAAACGGCATGGACATTCTGCGCAAAGCGAATGTGAACCCCGAACGCCGGGTGCGTGACCTGACCGAAGAAGAGCTGGGCCGTATTCGCGAGATTATTGACCGCGAGTATCGGGTTGAAGGTGATTTGCGCCGTGAGGTGCAGTTGAACATTAAACGCTTGATGGATATCGGCTGTTACCGCGGTCTCCGTCATCGCCGTGGTATGCCGGTGCGTGGGCAACGTACCCGTACCAATGCGCGTACCCGGCGTGGCCGTCGCGGTCAGGCGATCGGTATCAAGAAGAAGGCTGTAAAGAAGTAG
- the rpmJ gene encoding 50S ribosomal protein L36, with translation MKVRASVKPRCEYCKVIKRKGVIRVICSRTPKHKQRQG, from the coding sequence ATGAAAGTGCGAGCGTCGGTAAAGCCGCGCTGCGAATATTGCAAGGTGATTAAGCGCAAGGGCGTGATTCGGGTGATCTGCTCGCGCACACCAAAGCATAAACAGCGGCAAGGGTAA
- the rpsD gene encoding 30S ribosomal protein S4, whose translation MARYIGPVGKVSRRLGIGITEKGQRILNKRPDPPGQHGAAARRRQLSDYGMQLREKQKAKFIYGVLERQFRRLFEQASRRSGVTGEYLLSLLERRLDNVVYRLGFATTRAQARQLVSHGHIVVDGRKTNIPSYTVKVGQVIAVRPQSRSRTYFKNLVDSGVLNKHRAPEWLRLNPADLSGTVVALPRREDAEAGINEQLIVEFYSR comes from the coding sequence ATGGCGCGATATATAGGACCAGTCGGCAAAGTTAGCCGACGCCTCGGTATCGGAATCACCGAAAAAGGTCAACGTATTCTGAACAAGCGGCCAGATCCGCCTGGACAGCACGGTGCCGCCGCTCGCCGTCGGCAACTGTCCGACTACGGGATGCAGTTGCGTGAAAAGCAGAAGGCAAAATTCATCTACGGCGTGCTTGAACGCCAGTTCCGTCGGCTGTTTGAGCAGGCGTCACGTCGTAGTGGCGTAACTGGCGAGTATTTGTTGAGCTTGCTCGAGCGCCGACTTGATAATGTGGTGTATCGTCTTGGCTTTGCCACAACCCGCGCTCAGGCTCGCCAGTTGGTCAGCCATGGGCATATTGTTGTTGATGGTCGCAAAACAAATATCCCGTCGTATACGGTGAAGGTTGGGCAGGTTATTGCCGTTCGCCCACAAAGCCGGAGTCGTACATATTTTAAGAATCTCGTCGATAGCGGTGTTTTGAACAAACATCGTGCACCCGAATGGCTGCGGCTTAATCCCGCCGATCTTTCGGGTACCGTGGTTGCTTTACCACGCCGTGAAGATGCCGAGGCCGGAATTAACGAACAGTTGATCGTTGAGTTCTATAGCCGGTAA
- the rplF gene encoding 50S ribosomal protein L6 — translation MSRIGKRPITVPKGVQVTIGEQNLVTVKGPKGTLSQKLHPDMIIRQEGDVITVQRPSDGKLHRALHGLTRTLIYNMVVGVTQGWQRALEINGVGYRAQLEGKTLVLSLGFSHPVRIEPPPNISYIVGERKSANDPLSLTIVGIDKQQVGEEAARIRSLRPPEPYKGKGIKYVEEKIRRKAGKAGKAK, via the coding sequence ATGTCGCGAATCGGAAAACGACCAATTACCGTGCCAAAGGGGGTTCAGGTTACCATCGGCGAGCAGAATCTCGTGACGGTAAAAGGTCCCAAAGGGACGCTGAGCCAGAAATTGCATCCTGATATGATTATTCGTCAGGAAGGCGATGTCATTACCGTTCAGCGCCCTTCTGATGGGAAGCTGCATCGCGCCTTGCACGGTTTAACCCGTACCCTGATCTACAATATGGTGGTTGGAGTTACTCAGGGCTGGCAACGGGCACTTGAAATCAACGGCGTTGGTTATCGTGCTCAGCTCGAAGGGAAAACGTTGGTGCTCAGTCTAGGTTTTTCACACCCGGTACGTATTGAGCCACCACCAAATATTAGCTACATTGTCGGCGAACGCAAGTCAGCAAACGATCCGCTGTCGCTGACGATCGTTGGGATCGATAAACAACAGGTCGGTGAAGAGGCAGCCCGGATTCGTAGTCTACGACCGCCTGAGCCATATAAGGGTAAGGGCATAAAGTATGTTGAAGAGAAGATTCGCCGCAAGGCTGGTAAGGCTGGTAAGGCAAAATAG
- the secY gene encoding preprotein translocase subunit SecY, with product MLQAVLRAIQLPDLRRRILFTLGMLFLFRLIAHIPVPNINPATLDQLRQALATNQLAQLLNIFAGGALENFSVAAMGVYPYITAQIIMQLLQPLIPALQELQKEGEQGRLRLNRYQLWLTIPLAYLQAYGQTLTLERTINPNNDPTLSLFRTPFDLGANFLPTFTVLTTMVAGTMLLIWLGEQINERGIGNGISIIIFGGIVSRLPGLIIQGFQISQAGDFSTILGLIGFIAIALLTIVGIVLVQEGQRRIRVQYARRVRGNKVYGGQSSFIPLKVNSAGMIPLIFAQSIIIFPGIVASWFYRPGAEGIGNAIAGFFYNTFNPTGQGGGIVYMTLLFLLTVGFTYFYTIVIFTQQDLAENLQRNGGFIPGIRPGKKTEEYLMKVLNRITLAGALFLGLIAVLPFITQSITGVQIGLGSTALLIVVGVAVDTMRQLEAQLIMRDYEGFLTR from the coding sequence ATGCTACAGGCTGTACTTCGTGCTATTCAGTTGCCTGATCTACGGCGCCGCATCCTCTTTACCTTGGGGATGTTGTTTCTGTTTCGCCTGATCGCGCACATCCCGGTACCGAATATTAATCCGGCAACGCTCGATCAGTTGCGACAGGCACTGGCTACAAATCAACTGGCTCAATTGCTGAATATCTTTGCCGGTGGGGCGTTGGAAAATTTTTCGGTTGCAGCAATGGGCGTCTATCCGTATATCACGGCCCAAATTATTATGCAGTTGCTGCAACCGTTGATCCCGGCACTTCAGGAATTGCAAAAAGAGGGTGAGCAGGGACGTCTGCGTCTAAATCGCTATCAGTTGTGGCTGACGATCCCGCTTGCTTATTTGCAGGCGTATGGCCAGACGCTGACGCTCGAACGGACGATCAATCCGAACAACGATCCAACGTTATCGTTATTCCGCACGCCGTTTGATCTGGGTGCAAATTTCCTGCCTACGTTTACGGTGCTGACCACGATGGTCGCCGGTACAATGCTGCTGATCTGGCTTGGCGAACAAATTAACGAGCGTGGGATTGGTAACGGTATCTCTATTATTATCTTCGGTGGGATTGTCTCACGTCTGCCAGGATTAATCATTCAAGGCTTCCAGATCAGTCAGGCTGGCGATTTCAGTACGATACTTGGACTGATCGGCTTTATTGCAATTGCCCTTCTGACAATCGTCGGTATTGTACTGGTACAAGAAGGACAGCGTCGTATTCGTGTCCAGTACGCACGCCGGGTTCGCGGCAATAAGGTGTACGGTGGTCAGAGCAGCTTTATCCCGCTCAAGGTGAACTCTGCCGGGATGATCCCGCTGATCTTTGCACAGAGTATCATCATTTTTCCTGGCATTGTGGCATCGTGGTTCTATCGTCCCGGTGCTGAAGGAATTGGTAATGCCATTGCTGGTTTCTTCTACAACACCTTTAACCCAACGGGGCAGGGTGGTGGTATTGTCTACATGACTCTGCTCTTCCTGTTGACGGTTGGCTTCACCTATTTCTACACCATTGTGATCTTTACTCAGCAGGACCTGGCGGAGAACCTGCAACGGAATGGTGGTTTTATTCCTGGTATTCGGCCCGGGAAGAAAACGGAAGAGTACCTTATGAAGGTGCTGAACCGCATTACTCTGGCAGGAGCGCTTTTTCTAGGGTTGATCGCTGTGCTTCCGTTCATTACACAATCGATTACCGGTGTGCAAATTGGTCTTGGAAGTACAGCTCTCTTAATTGTGGTCGGTGTTGCTGTCGATACTATGCGTCAGCTTGAAGCGCAATTGATCATGCGTGACTACGAAGGATTTCTAACCCGCTAG
- a CDS encoding adenylate kinase produces MTNVILLGPPGAGKGTQAKTLADRTGLTHVASGDLFRAALREGTELGMLAKSYMDRGELVPDEVVIRMILERIRQPDCVAGVIFDGFPRTQEQARALEEALAVHNSRIDAVLFLAVPQDVLLRRIAGRQTCRTCGAIFNIYYFPSHRPGVCDACGGKLYQRSDDSIETAQHRLDVYFAQTMPLIEYYQRQGILHEIDGQREIALVTEAMLKALSPYLAPAQP; encoded by the coding sequence ATGACCAATGTAATCTTACTAGGACCGCCGGGCGCCGGCAAAGGAACACAGGCCAAGACCCTCGCTGACCGCACAGGGTTGACCCATGTTGCGAGTGGTGATCTCTTTCGCGCCGCGCTGCGCGAAGGAACGGAACTGGGGATGCTGGCTAAGTCCTATATGGATCGGGGGGAGTTGGTACCCGATGAAGTCGTGATTCGCATGATCCTCGAACGCATTCGCCAACCCGATTGTGTAGCGGGGGTCATCTTTGACGGGTTTCCCCGAACCCAGGAACAGGCGCGAGCCCTAGAAGAGGCGCTCGCCGTTCATAACTCGCGGATCGATGCCGTCCTCTTCCTGGCCGTACCACAAGATGTGCTGCTGCGCCGAATTGCCGGTCGGCAGACGTGCCGCACCTGTGGCGCGATTTTCAACATCTACTATTTTCCTTCACACCGACCGGGTGTCTGCGACGCCTGCGGCGGCAAACTCTATCAGCGAAGCGACGACTCGATTGAAACGGCGCAGCACCGATTGGATGTCTATTTTGCCCAGACGATGCCGCTGATTGAATACTATCAGCGCCAGGGCATTCTCCATGAGATCGATGGCCAACGTGAGATCGCGCTCGTGACAGAGGCAATGTTGAAAGCGCTGAGCCCATACCTGGCTCCGGCGCAGCCGTAG
- the rpsH gene encoding 30S ribosomal protein S8, which translates to MSVNDPIGDMLTRIRNACMARHTTVTMPASKMKIAIADILKREGFIRDYTVIDDGKPYKTISITLKYMPDRRPAITGLRRVSKPGLRIYTKRADIPRVRGGLGLSILSTPKGVLADHEAWRERVGGEVLCYVW; encoded by the coding sequence GTGAGTGTCAATGATCCTATCGGCGATATGCTAACACGCATTCGTAATGCGTGTATGGCTCGCCATACAACTGTAACGATGCCGGCATCGAAGATGAAGATCGCGATTGCCGACATTCTCAAACGTGAAGGGTTTATTCGGGATTATACTGTAATCGATGATGGCAAGCCGTATAAGACCATCTCGATTACACTGAAGTATATGCCTGATCGTCGGCCGGCAATTACCGGCTTGCGACGGGTCAGTAAGCCGGGGCTGCGAATTTATACCAAGCGCGCTGACATTCCACGAGTGCGCGGCGGTCTCGGGCTGAGCATTCTTTCGACGCCGAAGGGGGTGCTTGCCGATCACGAGGCCTGGCGCGAGCGTGTCGGCGGCGAGGTGCTCTGCTACGTTTGGTAA
- the rplX gene encoding 50S ribosomal protein L24, with protein sequence MHVKTGDEVLVIAGKDKGRRGKIKRALPAENRVVVEGINIVKRHQKPRGPGRPGGIIEMEAPLHASNVMLICPSCGRASRTGKRFLEETDHKGRPRKVRYCKACDAIIDK encoded by the coding sequence ATGCATGTAAAAACCGGTGATGAGGTGTTGGTTATTGCCGGTAAAGATAAGGGGCGTCGTGGCAAGATCAAGCGCGCCCTGCCGGCGGAGAACCGTGTTGTTGTCGAAGGGATTAATATCGTCAAGCGACACCAAAAGCCGCGCGGCCCTGGTCGTCCTGGCGGGATTATCGAGATGGAAGCGCCGCTCCATGCATCGAATGTGATGCTGATCTGTCCAAGCTGCGGTCGGGCGTCACGCACCGGTAAGCGCTTCCTGGAAGAGACCGATCACAAAGGCCGTCCGCGCAAAGTGCGCTATTGTAAGGCCTGTGACGCTATTATCGATAAGTAG
- the rpmD gene encoding 50S ribosomal protein L30, protein MAKLRVTYVKSAIGYARDQKATLAALGLRRLNQSVLKPDTPSVRGMLFKIQHLVRVEEVEDEVQA, encoded by the coding sequence ATGGCAAAGCTGCGCGTTACCTATGTGAAGAGCGCAATCGGCTATGCGCGTGACCAGAAAGCAACGCTGGCCGCGCTCGGCTTGCGCCGATTGAATCAGAGTGTACTCAAACCGGATACTCCATCGGTGCGGGGGATGCTGTTTAAGATTCAGCACCTCGTAAGGGTGGAGGAGGTTGAGGACGAGGTGCAGGCATGA
- the rplO gene encoding 50S ribosomal protein L15, translated as MKLHDLRPPTGAHRERKRIGRGHGSGKVKTGGKGMMGQNARSGPGPYRTFEGGQNRLVKRMPFKRGFVNKFRVEYEVVNVGSLANWPTDIEVTPETLLARRLVRRKRMPVKILGDGELNQPLTIKAHKFSASARQKIEAAGGKAIDLSWVIERHSRSRGPNPSMRNARQVQA; from the coding sequence ATGAAACTTCACGATTTACGTCCCCCCACAGGTGCGCATCGAGAGCGCAAGCGGATCGGTCGCGGCCATGGTTCAGGGAAAGTCAAGACCGGTGGCAAAGGTATGATGGGGCAGAATGCCCGCAGCGGACCTGGTCCTTATCGTACCTTTGAAGGTGGTCAGAATCGTCTGGTCAAACGTATGCCCTTTAAGCGCGGATTTGTTAATAAGTTCCGCGTCGAATATGAAGTGGTAAATGTTGGTAGTCTGGCCAATTGGCCAACCGATATTGAGGTGACGCCAGAGACATTGTTGGCCCGTCGTCTGGTGCGCCGCAAGCGGATGCCGGTCAAGATTCTCGGCGACGGTGAGCTGAACCAACCGTTGACGATTAAAGCTCATAAGTTCTCGGCAAGTGCGCGACAAAAGATTGAGGCTGCCGGTGGGAAGGCGATCGATCTCTCATGGGTTATCGAACGTCATTCACGCTCGCGTGGCCCAAATCCCAGTATGCGCAACGCTCGCCAGGTTCAAGCGTAA
- a CDS encoding type Z 30S ribosomal protein S14, with protein sequence MAKKSWIVKAQRPPKFKVRARNRCKICGRSRAYIRKFGMCRICFREHALKGLIPGVVKASW encoded by the coding sequence TTGGCTAAGAAGTCGTGGATTGTGAAGGCCCAGCGGCCGCCGAAATTCAAAGTTCGTGCGCGCAACCGCTGTAAGATCTGCGGTCGCTCACGAGCGTACATTCGTAAGTTCGGGATGTGCCGCATCTGCTTCCGCGAACATGCATTGAAGGGCCTCATTCCGGGCGTCGTAAAGGCAAGTTGGTGA
- the rplR gene encoding 50S ribosomal protein L18, producing MGQRTPRELRLRRHRRIRKRVFGTPERPRLNVFRSHVHIYAQVIDDTIGHTLVAASTNEKGWTGSPELTKTQEAALVGKLIAERALQAGITKVVFDRGGYKYHGRVKALAEAAREAGLNF from the coding sequence ATGGGACAGCGAACACCACGTGAACTCCGGCTTCGCCGGCATCGTCGCATCCGAAAGCGTGTTTTCGGTACGCCTGAACGGCCACGCCTGAACGTCTTTCGGAGCCACGTCCATATTTACGCGCAAGTAATTGATGATACGATTGGTCATACGCTCGTTGCCGCTTCAACGAACGAAAAAGGATGGACCGGTAGTCCAGAATTGACCAAAACCCAAGAGGCGGCACTGGTTGGCAAGCTGATTGCCGAACGAGCATTACAGGCCGGGATTACGAAAGTGGTCTTCGATCGCGGTGGCTATAAGTATCACGGACGAGTGAAGGCGCTGGCCGAGGCGGCCCGCGAAGCTGGTCTGAACTTCTAG
- the rpsE gene encoding 30S ribosomal protein S5, with product MKRERINPDTLELEERVVQINRVSKVVKGGRRFSFSTVVVVGDGKGHVGIGMGKAAEVPDAIRKGAEAAKRNLIRVPLVHATIPHEVTTKFAATKVMLRPAAPGTGVIAGRGVRPVVEAAGIKDLLSKVYGSNNPVNVVKATFKALSEMTSLQEMARRRDMTPQELMERRRRRETEAA from the coding sequence GTGAAACGAGAACGTATCAACCCCGACACGCTGGAGCTCGAGGAGCGAGTCGTCCAGATCAACCGCGTGTCAAAGGTCGTGAAGGGCGGCCGGCGTTTTAGCTTCAGCACGGTCGTTGTCGTTGGTGATGGCAAAGGCCACGTTGGTATTGGCATGGGGAAGGCGGCAGAAGTGCCGGATGCTATTCGCAAAGGAGCTGAGGCCGCGAAGCGGAATCTGATCCGCGTGCCTCTTGTTCATGCGACTATTCCCCACGAGGTCACCACAAAGTTTGCTGCAACCAAAGTGATGCTGCGTCCGGCTGCACCCGGTACTGGAGTTATTGCAGGTCGCGGCGTGCGTCCGGTTGTTGAAGCGGCCGGGATTAAAGACTTACTCTCTAAAGTCTACGGTAGCAATAACCCGGTGAATGTGGTGAAGGCAACCTTTAAGGCGTTAAGCGAGATGACCTCGCTCCAGGAAATGGCTCGTCGGCGTGATATGACGCCGCAAGAGCTGATGGAGCGCCGGAGACGACGGGAAACGGAGGCAGCCTAA